One window of Camelina sativa cultivar DH55 chromosome 4, Cs, whole genome shotgun sequence genomic DNA carries:
- the LOC104780868 gene encoding uncharacterized protein LOC104780868 — protein sequence MTFLRNWVRRRLRTLLLPFSRDEPDLQVELGFTDTLITVRNFRFDVSQLNHLLDGSNFPFEKFTVDHLVIQFSVWSAPAVKIEIRGVNVKLSARGTEEGSSRRKLASSDTVAKEIKKVLSSIDPEGCVLHDILEKMLGRSTSQISKLKTSFSNLLLRHLRVEIHGINVQVCLPGSSDLSCVLEINELRSDSENFGNLGLVRSSAAAVLFPLRRSSWTLSCDGFKIGYKRNNDSVELCAFDSLVMLITLHNLQLVDLIVRIPELSFSFRPTDLPVLMGLANLSSKDSNSVRDGRHLWKVAARRTGLVISPHTFSFQNVVSAVILWLRYVNAYEYLLSLAGYSRKIPEKSLLWKFSENKRHIGTARRKWEMICNIEKELPAEAIARARRVARYRTCLNSQNVDDIYDESSPYGHFHCLSKITWVLAYIWRLISRTFLSVACCLWLNKLLTQELQTDRNNEDDSERLSLEFHADVNLGKLSASFYPEKMISNFMTSKDRTEHMDSNVVMLCLSVDEFLVMSTVGCFTQCLSVSCGKLKVESSSFKNTSRFMKSTKDPSSSSEGNKKHMREDVRTVLDMDPAQRISGTVNNHGNDQHEGIVRLQNLLREMWLNWNSNCLKLDKSTFTISDNPCLLVDINSCMAYEDVGNQDSEFWKCSVVLGKMDIVLEYSSLFSMALLIWQTEWAQKLFIDEYTGGVHSSSLVTSGVDPEMASYDAYGIYRGNIELSLHRVHPERQIQVGILVGGPQVKLLVEKAKEVDNLIGQKDLLLFDFHDIEFVVWPTSKSDVAPLRMFQGPDNTKTDRPLFQELGLSETVIPSYEKYVSQGWNSLSSHLGFSGVDCSFCKMAEKNWSQIFVVRPVTICFSSLREHVYSFSEAMMGFSTGLDVLVLGLTIVSKPDDLDAYFQMLLSFVTGLSHRLSGLGSAGHSLGQEFLRSDAVNVEHETERNFCRTRFLVKASIKLKDIDVIFDVPVVDDKFEKLMELDNSKIWSSVQEACIELSCEEHKCLVNVDLCELRSILFRYKGNIWKSSGNFITESLLFRSHDILFEACLSSCLLSVSMDSLSPSALGDASCMAGDSTGNASTANEPSRNNVQVQREASTLDSASISLPSNLTRWIHITLALTDLLVVRGSTKNVLVEIRRSSKFVASVSIGRKFQSLSCIVEGGLFVLEPKALKGLIHGYSTYLHFISSKVSVIQNAAPVLEKFEANSGFSEISISSQQENWFPVEASSIDVTQFSLGFVCDDEYGGIREIGLETTLHSSLDSAGGEQKFLCEVSRLSVLSKILESVQRDINITQFSSPAFSETSSSLSGAPLETSFQENDVISSGGSTSVSADFGSQREFSANSNLQEEFHSRYKNYILEDLRVSASVKKRENTGHQFSQAWVGGCSVLGFDITISLSELQMVLSMLSSFAALPGGESTHASLERPSSSNSESERSFESVVPDGAIVAIQDTNQHMFFTVEERGDKCVVTGTLHYSLVGERALFRVSYHRHQGWNSSTLWFSLTSLYAKNNKGEPLRLNYHSSSDLVNVSGLYDNAPALFRASFGESENYKGDIDWETYRKLVKDRFYLVNKKSDSAVAFIDGFPEFVRKPGSPFKFKVFSESLATRNITPAVSSEIHESETQSMMDSFPPSITITIDGVSLTIVHELSETRDRFPLFRGSINITQLTVQMLSSKARIMSTLNILVLYFDAQTNQWRELIHPVEVSAFYRSTFQTKDLRNTMHKVPTHIYCRVERLEFFVTELSLDMLLFVLGKLEVAGPFSVKTSSILSNCCKVENLSGLDLICRFNEKQTATVGRKQTASIFLRHSMNNQPEASPVAAVQLSSGKFLTSSINVSLLEARTLAWRTRIVSLLDSRSHPGPFVVVDIKKGFEDGLSISVSPLTRIHNETSLPMEIRFQRSKQKRDEFASVPLKPGGSIDDSVGAFNAISLSGDLKKALTSLAVGNFSLSFRPESLETLFEGEKSLASEWSEELEGGKAVRLTGIFDKLSYGVKRALSIESVKVSLTTTYCSVTSKSQCVGKVHFLIHCIRREVPIIRPDASSDVLEKQKTCIALREQKEIFLLPTVQVSNFLSSEAAIFLTETDQFTSMERHSIGKHATVQSGKTMDFYANPDMIYFRVTLTTSQASCKPVNSGQWVKKLQKQKNNAECLDVDLDFSGGKYCASLRLSLGKRGILEAAVFTSYILKNDSECTLFFFPPDQKPLSREDMEKLDHIVPPEFGLYLPPKSQGSWFLRSRKVSVILADGHGATEAVLDLDALSGLTEISLGTKNESGFQFITRFGLSVRSISSKMLVPSRIVTFVPRHLVINESEETINIRQRYFQDDSVGVITIKSKQRAALVLQEETTQKKELNLFENFIRKHGSDNANPLIFIQFRLNKANWNWSGPLCITSIGCFFLKFRKQSGEAGRGAIEFASVNVTEEGSTLAVHFQKPPKTPPPYRIENFLHSASLTYYQKDSPEIEVLGPRSGADYAWDDMTLPHKLVVIVDGMIPLREVSLDKVRPWKPLFKATQHRSIASHLMMKKKTKDHKTVDEELSSIPMVKVGYEVYADGLTRVIRICEVSESLKGDSVFQSRSKIQFRVTHLGIHLLEKVKQNAEEKTVVSYSPILVARLDNVGLHSMFTDQQKFNQLCIEALNVDYKWEGAPFAAMLRQHQSRSSDANDCLFKVVFVLVSSGSSVTQVKHSSIILQPVNLNLDEETLMRIVAFWRSSLSTNTQSSQYYFDHFEIHPIKITANFLPGSSYSSYNSSQETLRSLLHSVVKVPEIKNMVVELNGVLVTHALITVRELLLRCVKHYSWYAMRAIYIAKGSPLLPPAFASMFDDFTSSSLDAFFDPSRGLVNVPGLTVGTFKLLSKFIDNKGLSGTRRYFGDLGKTLRTAGSNVIFVALTEISDSVLRGAEMKGVDGLVSGFHHGILKLAMEPSVIGTALMEGGPDRTIKLDRNPGIDELYIEGYLQAMLDTTYRQEYLRVKVIDDQVFLKNLPPSNSLIDEMIDRVKEFLESRGLLKGDPSSSRPRRRLHGDKEWKIGPTLMTLCEHLFVSFAIRILKQHATKAITGLRPKKEEADAETSDTGSSSAIVPVMNDQKKKKMKFMWKAGIGNFVASGIVAYIDGRLCRQIPNPIARRIVSGFLLSFLDKSSEQ from the exons ATGACGTTCCTTCGCAATTGGGTTCGACGGAGACTTCGTACTCTGTTGCTCCCTTTTTCTCGGGATGAACCTGACCTTCAAGTCGAATTAGGGTTTACTGATACTCTCATCACCGTTCGGAATTTTCGATTCGATGTTTCTCAGCTTAATCATCTCCTCGATGGATCGAATTTTCCATTCGAGAAATTCACTGTCGACCACTTGGTTATTCAGTTTTCCGTTTGGTCAGCTCCGGCGGTTAAAATCGAAATTCGCGGTGTCAATGTCAAATTGTCGGCCAG GGGGACGGAGGAAGGAAGCTCGAGGAGGAAGCTAGCGTCAAGTGATACAGTAGCAAAGGAGATAAAGAAAGTTCTATCTTCTATTGATCCCGAG GGATGTGTCTTACATGACATTTTGGAGAAGATGCTGGGTCGTAGCACTTCCCAGATAAGTAAGCTCAAGACTTCTTTCTCGAATCTTCTTCTCAGGCATTTACGTGTTGAGATACATGGGATTAATGTTCAAGTTTGTTTACCGGGTTCAAGTGACTTGAGTTGTGTTCTGGAAATCAATGAGTTGAGGAGTGATTCTGAGAATTTTGGGAATCTTGGTTTAGTTAGGAGTTCAGCTGCTGCagttttgtttcctttgagACGTAGTTCGTGGACACTGAGTTGCGACGGTTTTAAGATTGGATATAAGCGGAATAACGATAGCGTGGAACTTTGTGCATTTGACAGCCTTGTCATGCTGATTACGCTGCATAATCTTCAACTTGTTGATCTGATTGTCCGCATTCCGGAGCTAAGCTTTTCGTTTAGACCCACTGATCTTCCGGTTTTAATGGGACTGGCAAATTTATCATCCAAAGATAGCAATTCTGTCAGAGATGGACGTCATCTTTGGAAAGTAGCTGCTCGCAGAACTGGCTTGGTGATTTCACCTCACACTTTTTCATTCCAGAATGTAGTTAGTGCTGTTATCCTCTGGCTGCGATACGTGAATGCTTACGAGTATTTGCTATCTTTAGCTGGGTACTCGAGGAAAATCCCAGAGAAATCATTACTTTGGaaattttcagaaaacaaaaggCACATTGGAACTGCAAGACGTAAATGGGAGATGATATGTAATATTGAGAAAGAACTCCCTGCGGAAGCTATTGCACGGGCGCGGAGAGTAGCCAGATACAGAACTTGTCTAAATTCTCagaatgttgatgatatttatGACGAATCTTCCCCTTACGGCCACTTCCATTGTTTGTCTAAGATCACATGGGTTTTAGCTTATATCTGGAGACTTATAAGTAGAACGTTCTTGTCTGTAGCATGCTGTCTCTGGTTAAACAAACTGCTGACCCAAGAACTACAAACTGATAGGAACAATGAAGATGATTCCGAGCGGCTATCTCTTGAGTTTCATGCAGATGTAAATCTTGGGAAACTTTCAGCCTCATTTTATCCAGAGAAaatgatttcaaattttatgacaTCAAAAGACAGGACTGAACACATGGACTCAAACGTTGTCATGCTTTGCCTTTCGGTTGATGAGTTTTTGGTAATGTCTACTGTTGGCTGTTTTACTCAGTGTTTGTCTGTTTCCTGTGGGAAACTGAAGGTTGAGTCCTctagttttaaaaataccaGTCGTTTCATGAAATCTACGAAAGATCCTAGTAGTTCTTCTGAAGGAAATAAGAAGCACATGCGTGAAGATGTGAGAACTGTTCTAGACATGGACCCAGCACAGCGGATTTCCGGAACAGTTAACAATCATGGCAATGATCAACATGAAGGTATTGTGCGTCTACAAAATCTTTTGAGAGAAATGTGGTTGAACTGGAACAGCAATTGCTTGAAGTTGGATAAAAGTACTTTTACAATTTCTGATAACCCTTGTCTACTCGTTGATATTAATAGCTGCATGGCATATGAGGATGTTGGTAACCAAGATTCCGAGTTCTGGAAATGCAGCGTGGTATTGGGAAAGATGGATATTGTTTTAGAATATTCATCGTTGTTTTCAATGGCTTTGCTAATTTGGCAGACTGAATGGGCTCAGAAGTTATTTATAGACGAATATACTGGAGGGGTGCATTCAAGTTCTTTGGTAACTAGTGGGGTTGATCCTGAAATGGCTAGTTATGACGCATATGGGATCTACAGAGGCAATATTGAATTATCTTTACATAGAGTTCATCCAGAGAGACAGATTCAGGTTGGCATACTTGTTGGTGGCCCCCAGGTCAAACTGTTAGTTGAGAAGGCTAAAGAAGTGGATAATTTGATTGGGCAGAAAGATCTTCTATTATTTGATTTCCATGATATTGAGTTTGTTGTCTGGCCGACTTCAAAATCTGACGTAGCCCCATTAAGGATGTTTCAAGGGCCTGATAACACAAAAACAGATAGGCCTTTGTTTCAGGAGCTGGGGCTGAGTGAAACGGTGATTCCAAGTTATGAAAAATATGTTTCTCAAGGATGGAACTCCCTGTCTTCACACCTAGGGTTTTCTGGTGTTGATTGTTCTTTCTGCAAAATGGCAGAAAAGAACTGGAGTCAAATTTTTGTAGTGAGACCCGTAACTATCTGCTTTTCATCCTTAAG AGAGCATGTTTATTCCTTTAGCGAAGCTATGATGGGTTTCTCAACTGGTTTGGATGTGTTGGTGCTGGGACTGACTATTGTATCAAAACCGGATGACCTAGATGCTTACTTTCAG ATGCTTCTAAGCTTTGTTACTGGGCTTTCACATCGTTTGAGTGGCTTAGGCTCTGCAGGTCATTCATTGGGGCAAGAGTTTCTCAGGTCTGATGCAGTGAATGTGGAACATGAGACCGAAAGGAATTTCTGCAGAACTCGTTTTTTAGTTAAAGCGAGCATTAAGCTGAAGGATATAGATGTGATATTTGATGTTCCTGTAGTAGATGACAAATTTGAGAAGCTTATGGAGCTAGATAATTCTAAAATCTGGTCTTCTGTCCAGGAAGCATGCATTGAATTATCTTGTGAAGAACATAAGTGTTTAGTCAATGTTGATTTGTGTGAACTCCGATCAATTCTCTTCAGATATAAGGGTAATATTTGGAAGAGTTCTGGCAACTTTATCACAGAATCTTTGCTGTTCAGGTCAcatgatattttgtttgaagCATGTCTTTCTAGTTGCCTATTGAGTGTGTCTATGGATAGCTTAAGTCCATCAGCACTAGGGGACGCCAGTTGTATGGCTGGTGATTCTACAGGAAATGCATCAACAGCAAATGAACCTTCTAGAAACAATGTTCAGGTTCAGAGAGAAGCGAGCACGTTGGATTCTGCTTCAATCTCTTTACCATCCAACTTGACCCGTTGGATACACATCACTTTAGCATTGACCGACTTACTTGTAGTTAGAGGCTcaacaaaaaatgttttggtGGAAATCCGTCGGTCAAGTAAGTTTGTAGCATCGGTATCTATTGGGAGAAAATTTCAGTCACTTTCCTGTATTGTTGAG GGTGGTCTTTTTGTCCTTGAACCAAAGGCCTTAAAAGGGTTAATTCATGGTTACTCCACGTACCTTCATTTCATTTCGAGTAAGGTGTCAGTGATTCAGAATGCTGCACCAGTTCTTGAGAAATTCGAAGCTAATTCAGGTTTCAGTGAAATTAGTATTTCCTCTCAACAAGAAAACTGGTTCCCCGTAGAAGCATCTTCTATAGATGTCACCCAGTTTTCGCTGGGTTTTGTCTGTGATGATGAATATG GAGGTATAAGGGAAATTGGTCTGGAGACCACTCTCCACAGTTCCCTTGATTCGGCAGGCGGAGAACAGAAGTTCCTTTGTGAGGTTTCTCGGCTATCAGTTCTTTCTAAGATTCTTGAGAGCGTGCAAAGAGACATAAATATCACTCAATTTTCTTCTCCAGCATTTagtgaaacttcttcttctctgtctgGTGCTCCTCTTGAAACATCATTTCAGGAAAACGATGTAATCAGTTCAGGTGGTAGCACAAGTGTTTCAGCAGATTTTGGTTCTCAAAGAGAATTTTCTGCAAACAGTAATTTACAGGAAGAATTTCACTCTCgttataaaaactatattttggAAGACCTACGTGTCTCTGCGTCTGTGAAGAAGCGAGAAAATACCGGTCACCAGTTTAGTCAGGCATGGGTCGGCGGTTGTTCTGTTCTGGGATTCGATATTACCATTTCTCTGTCAGAATTGCAG ATGGTACTTTCTATGCTTTCATCATTTGCTGCGTTACCTGGAGGAGAAAGCACACATGCTTCTTTAGAAAGGCCTTCTTCATCCAACAGCGAATCTGAAAGAAGTTTTGAGTCTGTAGTTCCGGATG GAGCCATTGTTGCTATTCAAGATACAAACCAACATATGTTCTTTACAGTGGAAGAAAGGGGAGACAAGTGTGTTGTGACTGGTACCCTTCATTATTCTCTTGTCGGAGAAAGAGCTCTTTTCAGG GTCAGCTACCACCGCCATCAAGGATGGAATTCATCTACCTTATGGTTTTCCTTGACATCTTTGTATGCTAAAAACAATAAAGGAGAACCATTACGATTAAACTATCATTCAAGCTCAGATCTTGTGAACGTCTCGGGACTTTACGACAATGCACCAGCACTCTTTCGAGCATCTTTTGGCGAATCCGAAAATTATAAGGGTGACATTGACTGGGAGACCTACCGTAAATTGGTCAAAGATAGATTTTACCTTGTCAACAAGAAGAGTGATTCAGCTGTTGCATTTATTGATGGTTTTCCAGAATTTGTCCGGAAGCCAGGAAGTCCATTCAAGTTTAAAGTGTTTAGTGAAAGTTTGGCGACTCGGAATATTACACCTGCGGTTTCCTCTGAGATCCATGAGTCTGAAACGCAATCTATGATGGACTCTTTCCCCCCTTCTATTACCATCACAATTGATGGGGTATCTCTGACCATTGTCCATGAACTCTCAGAAACAAGGGACAGATTTCCCCTTTTTCGTGGTTCAATCAATATCACTCAGCTCACTGTACAAATGCTATCTTCTAAGGCCAGGATTATGAGCACATTAAACATACTAGTGCTGTACTTTGATGCTCAAACAAACCAATG GCGAGAATTAATTCATCCAGTTGAAGTTAGTGCCTTCTACCGTTCAACTTTTCAGACTAAGGATCTTAGAAATACTATGCACAAAGTACCTACCCATATTTATTGCAGAGTTGAAAGG TTGGAGTTCTTTGTAACGGAGCTGTCGTTGGATATGCTCCTTTTTGTGCTTGGAAAACTGGAGGTTGCTGGTCCATTTTCTGTGAAAACATCCTCTATTCTTTCCAATTGTTGCAAG GTAGAAAACCTCTCTGGCCTTGACCTTATTTGCCGTTTCAATGAGAAGCAGACTGCCACAGTTGGTAGGAAGCAGACTGCTTCGATTTTTCTTCG GCATTCAATGAACAATCAACCAGAAGCTTCTCCAGTGGCTGCGGTCCAGCTATCTTCTGGAAAGTTCCTAACCTCTTCCATCAACGTTTCTTTGTTAGAAGCAAGAACACTAGCTTGGAGAACAAGGATAGTATCACTTCTAG attcGAGGAGTCATCCTGGAccgtttgttgttgttgatattaAGAAGGGATTTGAG GATGGTTTATCAATCTCAGTTTCTCCTTTGACAAGGATTCATAATGAGACCAGTCTTCCAATGGAGATACGTTTTCAACGATCTAAACAGAAGAGAGACGAGTTTGCTTCTGTACCTCTGAAGCCTGGTGGTTCAATTGATGATTCAGTCGGAGCATTTAATGCCATAAGCTTATCAGGAGATTTGAAGAAGGCGTTGACATCCTTAGCTGTTG GTAATTTTTCACTGTCGTTTAGACCTGAATCTTTGGAAACTTTGTTTGAGGGTGAGAAGTCACTGGCAAGTGAATGGTCAGAAGAGCTTGAAGGAGGCAAGGCGGTACGCCTAACAGGAATTTTCGATAAATTAAGTTATGGAGTTAAAAGGGCATTATCTATCGAATCAGTGAAGGTCTCCTTGACTACTACATATTGCTCTGTCACATCCAAAAGTCAGTGTGTTGGTAAAGTGCATTTTCTGATCCATTGCATTCGGAGGGAAGTGCCGATCATACGGCCTGATGCATCCTCTGATGTGCTTGAGAAACAGAAAACATGTATTGCATTGCGAGAGCAGAAggaaatttttcttttgcccACCGTGCAGGTGTCCAACTTCTTGTCCTCCGAAGCAGCCATTTTTTTGACAGAGACTG ATCAGTTCACCTCTATGGAGAGACACAGCATTGGCAAGCATGCAACTGTACAGAGTGGGAAAACTATGGATTTCTATGCTAATCCTGACATGATATACTTTAGAGTTACGCTCACTACTTCTCAAGCGAGCTGCAAACCAGTCAATAGTGGTCAGTGGGTTAAGAAGTTACAGAAGCAGAAGAATAATGCAGAATGTTTGGATGTTGATCTTGATTTTTCGGGTGGAAAATATTGTGCTTCCTTGAGATTGTCTCTAGGGAAAAGAGGCATACTGGAG GCAGCTGTTTTCACATCGTACATTCTTAAAAACGACTCAGAATGCACCTTGTTCTTCTTTCCTCCTGATCAAAAGCCTCTATCCAG GGAAGATATGGAGAAACTTGATCACATTGTCCCCCCTGAGTTTGGATTGTATTTGCCCCCAAAGTCACAGGGGTCGTGGTTTTTAAG ATCTCGCAAGGTTTCTGTCATATTGGCTGATGGTCATGGGGCAACTGAAGCAGTGTTGGATCTGGATGCTTTATCAGGACTTACAGAAATTAGTTTGGGAACAAAAAATGAGTCTGGGTTTCAGTTTATTACAAGGTTTGGGTTGTCAGTTAGATCAATCTCAAGTAAAATGCTTGTTCCATCACGGATTGTGACTTTTGTTCCGAGACATCTTGTAATCAATGAATCAGAAGAGACCATCAACATCCGCCAACGCTATTTTCAG GATGACTCTGTAGGCGTAATTACCATCAAAAGTAAGCAGAGAGCAGCCTTAGTATTGCAGGAAGAAACTACCCAGAAGAAAGAACTCAATCTGTTCGAAAATTTTATCAGAAAACACGGAAGTGACAATGCAAATCCGTTGATATTCATTCAGTTTCGGTTGAACAAAGCAAACTGGAATTGGTCAGGCCCATTATGCATCACTTCAATTGGATGTTTTTTCCTTAAGTTCAGAAAGCAGTCAGGTGAAGCAGGCAGAGGTGCAATTGAATTTGCATCTGTTAATGTGACGGAAGAAGGTTCAACTCTTGCTGTGCACTTCCAAAAACCACCAAAGACTCCACCACCATATCGAATTGAGAATTTCTTGCATTCTGCATCTCTCACGTACTACCAAAAG GATTCACCAGAGATTGAAGTACTTGGACCTAGAAGTGGGGCTGATTATGCATGGGATGATATGACCCTTCCTCACAAGCTTGTAGTTATAGTAGATG GCATGATACCGCTGCGCGAAGTCAGCTTAGATAAGGTCCGTCCATGGAAACCTCTTTTCAAGGCAACTCAGCACAGAAGCATAGCCTCACACTtaatgatgaaaaagaagacCAAAGACCATAAAACGGTTGACGAGGAATTGAGTAGCATACCGATGGTAAAGGTCGGATATGAAGTCTATGCAGATGGTCTGACTCGAGTCATTCGCATTTGTGAAGTTTCAGAAAGCCTTAAAGGAGACTCAGTATTCCAATCTCGTTCGAAAATTCAATTCCGAGTAACCCATTTAGGAATTCACTTACTTGAAAAAGTGAAGCAA AATGCAGAAGAGAAAACTGTCGTCTCTTATTCTCCGATCCTAGTGGCAAGACTTGACAATGTTGGTCTACATTCCATGTTCACTGACCAACAGAAATTTAACCAATTATGTATAGAG GCTCTGAATGTCGATTACAAATGGGAAGGCGCACCCTTTGCAGCCATGCTTCGTCAGCATCAATCAAGGTCAAGTGACGCAAATGATTGTCTATTCAAAGTTGTTTTCGTTCTAGTATCAAGTGGTTCCAGTGTTACACAAGTCAAGCACTCCTCAATAATCTTACAG CCAGTCAATTTGAACCTAGATGAAGAGACTTTAATGAGAATTGTGGCATTTTGGAGATCATCTCTCAGTACAAATACGCAAAGTAGCCAATATTATTTTGATCATTTTGAAATTCACCCAATTAAG ATTACTGCCAATTTTCTTCCTGGGAGTTCATATTCGAGCTATAATTCATCTCAAGAAACTCTGAGGTCATTGCTGCATAGTGTGGTTAAG GTTCCAGAGATTAAAAATATGGTTGTAGAGCTAAATGGTGTACTGGTCACTCATGCTTTGATAACAGTGCGTGAACTACTTCTCCGATGTGTAAAACATTACTCATG GTATGCAATGAGAGCAATCTACATTGCAAAGGGCAGTCCGTTGCTTCCGCCAGCTTTTGCATCCATGTTCGATGATTTTACATCATCCTCTCTTGATGCCTTTTTTGATCCTTCTCGAGGCTTGGTCAATGTCCCTGGTTTGACAGTGG GCACCTTCAAACTCCTCAGCAAATTTATTGACAACAAAGGATTGTCAGGGACAAGACGTTACTTTGGCGATCTTGGGAAAACT CTAAGAACAGCTGGATCCAATGTCATCTTTGTTGCTCTCACTGAAATCTCCGACTCTGTTCTGAGAGGTGCAGAAATGAAAGGTGTTGACGGACTG GTTAGCGGTTTCCACCATGGAATCCTTAAACTGGCGATGGAACCTTCAGTGATAGGAACAGCTTTGATGGAAGGTGGACCTGATAGAACAATTAAGCTTGATCGTAATCCCGGTATTGATGAG TTATACATCGAAGGATACCTTCAAGCTATGTTGGATACAACGTATAGACAAGAGTATCTCAGAGTCAAAGTCATTGACGATCAG GTTTTCCTGAAAAACCTCCCACCAAGCAATTCCCTCATAGATGAGATGATAGACCGTGTTAAAGAATTTCTCGAAAGCAGGGGATTACTCAAAGGAGATCCCTCAAGCTCTCGTCCTCGTCGCCGTCTCCATGGAGACAAG GAATGGAAGATCGGACCAACGTTGATGACATTGTGTGAACATCTATTCGTCAGCTTTGCAATTCGCATACTGAAACAGCACGCCACCAAGGCCATTACAGGTCTTAGgccaaagaaagaagaagcagatgcGGAGACTAGTGACACTGGTTCCAGTAGTGCAATCGTACCGGTAATGAAtgaccagaagaagaagaaaatgaagtttatGTGGAAAGCAGGTATTGGGAATTTTGTGGCTTCAGGTATCGTAGCTTACATCGACGGACGTTTGTGCCGACAAATTCCTAATCCAATAGCTCGCCGGATTGTGAGTGGGTTTTTGTTAAGTTTCCTCGATAAAAGCAGTGAACAATAA